The region TACGGCGTGGAGGCCGGCGCGCCCGACGCGCGCGCCATCCGGCTGGCGTGCCTGCGGCTGGCGACCGTGCCGCGCTACGACCGCGAACCGGTGCTGATCCTGGTGTCCGACCCCGGCGAGCCGGAGATCGGCACGGGCTACCCGATGCCGATCAAGTTCGTGACCCGCGAGCGCTACGCGCAGGTCGAGGCCGACTACCGCGCGCAGGACCTGCGCACCGACTGGTGGCAGGAGGACCTGTGCCCGGCCGCGCGCGCCATCGAGTACGGCGCGGGCGGCACGGCGACCCTGCGCTTCCTGTGGGACGGGCTCGGCAACGGCGAGCGCTACGAACTGCGTCGGCTGGCCCCGTCACTATGGGGCGTGGTCGATTACGGCGAGTTGTTCGTGGAATTGGAGTGAGCGGCGCACTCCCTGCGCGCCCGTAACCGGTGACCGAGCAGATCCTCACGCCGCCTGCACCCGCCAGCCACCGCGGGCAGTTGATCAGCGGCACACTGTACCTCGTTCTGGCGATCCTCGCCATCGGCGTCGTGCTGCCGCAGTTTCTGGGCAGCGACCGCGACCGGCTGGCGCCGCTTTTGCAGACCGCGCGGCCGGAGCTGCTGGCGCTCGCGCTGGCGCTCGAGACGCTCCGCTACATCGGCTTCGGGCTCGTCGTGCGGCAGATCGCCAAGCTGCTCGGGCGCACGATCCCGCCGGCCGACACGGCGCAGATGATGCTGGCCTCGTACGCGCTCAGCCGCATCTTCTCGCTGGGCGGCGCGATGGCGTTCATCGTGCGCATGCAGTTCTTCCTGCGGCATGGCCTCTCGGCCGGACGCACGCTGGCGCTATTCATCACCCATAACGTCCTGAGCGGCGCGGCGCTATTTGTCACCTATCTGGTCGGGGTCTCCGTGCTCTGGTCACGCAGCGAACTGGAGGGCGCGCGGCTCTGGCTCGCGCTCGGCTGGACGGTGGTGGTGATTGGCGCGGCGGCGGTGCAGATCGCGCTGGGGCTGTATCCGGGTCTGCCGGAGCGAATTTTCCAGCGGGTGTTGGGAGTTGTGCAGGCGCGCGCACCATTCCTTGTCCGGCACGCGATTGCATTGGGCGGGCTGACCAGCCTGGCGCTGTGCGCGGGCGGTGTCGTCGCGTATTTTCAGTCCGCGTCGGGTTGGACTCAGGTCGCCGCGCTGGTCTGGGCGGCGGTCTTCCTCGTTGTCACGGGCATGCACGGGCTGATCGCGCGCAACGAGCGCATACACCGGATCCTGCGGGTGGCGCTGGCGCGGCGGCTGCCGATGGTGCTGCGCAGCGGGTGGTTTCACCCCGACGCGTCGCGCCAGTTCGCCGGCGAACTGGCGGCGGGCACGCGCGCCTCGTTCGGGCAGCCGGGCGGGCTGGCGCGCGCCTTCGTGTTTCAGGCCGGCGGATTGGCGGCCGACGTCGTCACGCTGATCGTGGTCGCGCAAGCGTTACAGATACCAATGTCCGCGCCGCTGATCGTCGCCGCTTACATAATCGCGTATTACGCGCAACTAATCGCGCCGACGCCGGGCGAAGCGGGCGCGATGGAGTTCGCGCTGCTTGGCGTGCTGGCCGGGCTCGGGCTACCGGCGCTGCAGGCCGCCGCGCTGACGCTGCTGTTCCGCTTTATCTCGTTCTGGCTGCCGATCCCCGTCGGCGTCATCTGTTACTTCAACCTCAAGCGACAGGGCAAGATTTAGCGGCTGCGCGCCGCAAACCACGTCCGTTTGATCCACAGTGAGACGTACACCAATGCGATCGCAAGCTAACGGCTAAAATCAAAGAACGGTTAGAAGTCAAATTCGGCAACGAGTGGCAAGTGATCTGAGGTGACCTCTGAAGCCTCCGCTTGAGCCACATCACAACGACGAAGACTGCCTGTCAATCTGCCAGAGGCAAAGAAGTAGTCGATTCGCGCGCTAGGGCAATTGCTTGGAAATGTAAAACCCTCTGATTGAGGGTTACACATGCGATAGCAATCAACGTAACCGGCCCGCATCATCCTGCGCACCGCCAGCCGCGACGAGTAACGAAACTGGACTGCAAAGATCGCCGCGTACAGGCGAGACAACTTCTTGAGAGAAACATGGTCGCCAGGCGCAGTCGCGTTGAAATCGCCCGCGAGCACGGTCAGGGCAGCCGGATGAGCCGCACTGTAAGCCGCTATCTGGCGCTCGATGACCGATAGTTCGTAGGTGCGCCACAAATCGTGAATCATGCCCAGATGCAGACCGAACACGTTAATGTGCGGCGCACGGGGTACCTGGAGAGATACCTGCAATAGCGTGCGCAAGAGCGGAAACGGATGAAATGCCTCCGCAGCTAAGATCGTGTTGCG is a window of Chloroflexota bacterium DNA encoding:
- a CDS encoding flippase-like domain-containing protein encodes the protein MTEQILTPPAPASHRGQLISGTLYLVLAILAIGVVLPQFLGSDRDRLAPLLQTARPELLALALALETLRYIGFGLVVRQIAKLLGRTIPPADTAQMMLASYALSRIFSLGGAMAFIVRMQFFLRHGLSAGRTLALFITHNVLSGAALFVTYLVGVSVLWSRSELEGARLWLALGWTVVVIGAAAVQIALGLYPGLPERIFQRVLGVVQARAPFLVRHAIALGGLTSLALCAGGVVAYFQSASGWTQVAALVWAAVFLVVTGMHGLIARNERIHRILRVALARRLPMVLRSGWFHPDASRQFAGELAAGTRASFGQPGGLARAFVFQAGGLAADVVTLIVVAQALQIPMSAPLIVAAYIIAYYAQLIAPTPGEAGAMEFALLGVLAGLGLPALQAAALTLLFRFISFWLPIPVGVICYFNLKRQGKI
- a CDS encoding endonuclease/exonuclease/phosphatase family protein, which produces MRILTFNIREGAVGRGLAVLQSLRNAAPDVIVLQEVLDRANAWYFADALDMSMVFADSNARTRNIALLTRNTILAAEAFHPFPLLRTLLQVSLQVPRAPHINVFGLHLGMIHDLWRTYELSVIERQIAAYSAAHPAALTVLAGDFNATAPGDHVSLKKLSRLYAAIFAVQFRYSSRLAVRRMMRAGYVDCYRMCNPQSEGFTFPSNCPSARIDYFFASGRLTGSLRRCDVAQAEASEVTSDHLPLVAEFDF